TAAAACCCTCATCAATATTCAATCGATGGCATGCGATGGATGTATCAATGCCCTGCATGTCTTTGAGACTCCAAGCGAACACatctttattttctttcaaaaggGTAATCAAACTTTCACTTTCCCCTAACGGCAGTTCAGCGCCGATGAAGGTTGTGTGTTCCTTTTGATCTCCAATTTGAACTTCCACCAACTCCTCAATAGTTGGCGGTCCTTCCTCCACTCTTCCTTGATAAGAGGTTGGGAAACACTGTAATTGCTATAACTTTTTTTCAGCATGGAGTATTTCCGAGCCTTTTAGCTCAGAATTTTTGTACTCTTCCATTGCGTTTTCATGGCATTTATGAGATGCCACCCGATCACTTCTGACTTTCATGACCCCTGCTGGTGTAACGAACTTCAAACACTGATGAATGGTAGAAGTTATCGCCCCCATTGCATGAATCCAGTCACGTCCTAATATGGCATTGTAAGGTGCGCGACAATCTAACAATGAAAAGTATTGCATAACCGTTTTTCCTCCCACAGTTATAGGCAAACTTACTCTTCCTATTGTTGTCATTATCTCTCCGCTAAAGCCGATAATGGGATTATCATCAGCTTCAACTTGACTTTCATTCAAGCTCATTGATGTGTATGCTCCGTAGAATATGACGCTAATTgaacttccagtatcgactagaactCGGCGTACCTTGTACATTCCAATGAGAGCTAAGATAACAATTGCATCGTTATGTGGTTGGTAAACTCCAGCAAGATCAGCAACTGAAAAACATATCTCTATCTTTCCTTTCTCTAGAGTTTCCGTACCGATAAGATTAGCATAGTCAACCTTATTCGAAATCCGCCAATCCTGGATATGGCGCAGCTTCAGACGTGTTGCATTCTCATGAGCCTTCCTTGAAGTTGAATTGACTCTTGCATGACTCACTCTGATTTCTCGGAGATCTAATGTATTCACTTGTGATGGATTCTTCTTCACATACTGTTGAAGCTTTCCTTCGTCGATCATTTTCTGAACTTCTGTTGCCAGAGTTCGACAAGACTCGGTATTGTGCCCGTGATCTCGATGATGAGCATAATATTTACTTTTATCTCTTTTATCCTTTATTTGTTCTGACATTGGTTTTGGAACTGGAAGAGAGTCCTTGATCTTTTTGAAGAGTTCCCCCAGTCCGATATTTAGACTGGGAAATCTAATTTTCACCTTACCCTGAGCTTTTCTTAATTCTTCTCCGTCTCCAGCTCTACTTCGGGGGTCATcatgatttttcttcttcgaacTACTCTCTAAATGTTGTTTTTGTTTGCCATGTCCTTAGGCACATGGAGCTTTTGTCATACGTGACAACTTTGCCCTCTTTTCTTTCTCAGCTCCACCATACCTGTCTGCCCTGTCATATAACTCTTTGAGAGTTCCGACTGGTTGGACT
This DNA window, taken from Papaver somniferum cultivar HN1 chromosome 3, ASM357369v1, whole genome shotgun sequence, encodes the following:
- the LOC113360040 gene encoding uncharacterized protein LOC113360040; protein product: MLSDAFFEQYKINLGNKKGSSHFFLLHREAGESLIDFTRRFRQEVSEVGKVDAGLVIEAYKNALDYDELEIYNSVTVQPVGTLKELYDRADRYGGAEKEKRAKLSQSSSKKKNHDDPRSRAGDGEELRKAQGKVKIRFPSLNIGLGELFKKIKDSLPVPKPMSEQIKDKRDKSKYYAHHRDHGHNTESCRTLATEVQKMIDEGKLQQYVKKNPSQVNTLDLREIRVSHARVNSTSRKAHENATRLKLRHIQDWRISNKVDYANLIGTETLEKGKIEICFSVADLAGVYQPHNDAIVILALIGMYKVRRVLVDTGSSISVIFYGAYTSMSLNESQVEADDNPIIGFSGEIMTTIGRVSLPITVGGKTVMQYFSLLDCRAPYNAILGRDWIHAMGAITSTIHQCLKFVTPAGVMKVRSDRVASHKCHENAMEEYKNSELKGSEILHAEKKL